TGAACGCATCAACCGTGAATTTGTAATTGGTTTCATTGCACGTTTATCATTGATGCGTGGTGGCTACTGGCTTTATCCTGACAAGACGATGAAGCGCAAAGATGATTATCTCAAGTATTATGAAATAGCTAATACTTACACAAAAAAACTGATGGATCTGAAACCACGTGCTCTTCCCGATTATGCAACGGTTTTCACGAACGTAAACAAATACATCAAACCGCTTAACAGTGATGTGTTGTATGAAGTGGCTTTCCATCCCGGCTTTGGTGATGTTGGTTGGAACCATGGTATAAGAGTAGATGCGGGTACGCATCCTTACGGCTCAGGTTCAAATTACCTATCATTACCTCTTACTTACTATCACTCTTTCGACACTACAGATAAACGCTTGCCTGTTACTTGCTACCTGGTATATTTCGATAAAGATCTGGTTCAGCAACCTGCCGGTGCAACTTCTATTGCTCCCGGAAAATGGAACAGGTTATTGGTGCCAACACCATTAGGACCATCCACCGCAAAAGGTACAGGTATCAACTGGCCGCTTATGCGTTATGCCGATATCTTATTAATGTTTGCAGAAAGTGAAAACGAAATAAACGGGCCAACTGCTGCTGCACAGGAAGCATTGCGAAAAGTTCGCAAGCGTGCTTTCACAGAATCATTGTGGGCCGATAAAGTAGAAACCTACATTACTACAGTTGCAGGAAGTAAGCAATCTTTCTTTGATGCAATTGTTAACGAACGTGCCTGGGAGTTTGGCGGCGAATGCTTACGCAAATATGATCTTGCACGTTGGAACCTCTACGGCAAAAAAGTAGCCGAAGCAAGAAACACACTTTTACAAATGGGTATTGATGGTCACGCAGGAACAGGTACTTATTCAAATCTGCCGGACGTAATGTATTACAAACGTAACCCTGATAATACAATTACATGGTATAATAAATATCGCAGAGCAGCGGTAATACCACCATTAAAAGATGTGCCTTCAGTTGGCAGCAACCCCGATGGTTATTTGCAGGTTAACTGGACAAAAACAATGTACACTCCTTCTACAAGTACACCAGGCAATTTCGTACTCTGGACATGGCGTGGATATACAGATAACACAGGGGTTACGCCATTAAGGTATATTCTACCACTGCACAGTGGTGTTATCACAAGCAGCCTTGGTACATTAAAAAATCAATACGGTTATTAATAAACCTGATTGGCCATTATTAAAACATTAGCAATGAAGAAATTACTTTTTATATCACTTGCAACAATATTGGTACTGGTTGCCTGTAAAAAAGAGGACGATCTTGGTGAAGCTCCACGATTGTTCCGCCCGGTTATTAAAGAGGCTTTAGAATCAAATGGCAACTGGATCAAAACATCCTGGCAGGCTGTGGCAGGTTCTGCATCCTACACCGCCGAAATAAGTACTGATAGTTTTAAAACAGTTGCAGCAACGGTAAAGACTGACACCAATGTTCACCTGTTTGAAAACTTGTATTGGGAAAAATTATACCAGGTGAGAGTGAAAGCAAATGCTGCGGACACTTCAAAGAGTTCAAAATTTGCAGATCTGGGTGCAATTAAAACAGCACGTTTCCCAACTATCTTAAATATCCCGGCAATAAGTGAAGTAAACGATGCATCAGTAAAAGTAAGCTGGACAACAAGTGGAGCAGCAGTAACTGAGGTGAAAATATTATTGGCAGCAGATAGTTCGGTTGTAAAAACAGCCGCATTAAATGCAACAGATGTTACCAATGCTTATAAATTGGTTTCTGGTTTAAATGCGTCAACAGCTTATATCATTTTCCTCTATAGTGGTACAACGGTTCGTGGCTGGGCAAACTTTACAACAAAAGCGGCGTTAACCGGTGCGCTTATCGATCTGCGTAATATCACCGGAGTTGCAAGTGTGTTGGCTGATACAATTCCCGATGTAGCATCAGGCAGTATCATCTTATTAAAACGAGGCGAAACCTATAATATCAGCAGCACGATCGCCTTAAACAAAACACTTACGTTTATGGCAGGTGACGATTTGTTGAATCCTGCCAAACCAATTATTTACATGCCGGCAAACTTCAATATTGTTTCCGGTAGTATAATTGATTCACTCGTATTTAATGATGTTGTGTTACGTGGCAGTGATTATGCTTCAAAATATGTATTCAACATTAACGTAGCATGTACAATCGGTAAGATCCGTTTTGAAAATTGTTTGGCAGAAATTTTCAGAGGTGTTGTGCGCACGCAAAGTCAACCCGCACTGATCGGCACATTTGAAGTAAACAATTGTATTGTTGACAGTATTGCCGGTTATGGTTTGTTAACTGTTGATGTGGCTACAAGCAAAGCAGATGTAATTAAAGTGACCAACAGTACATTCTATAAGATGGAGAAAGTTATTACAAGCCGTAACAACTCAACTTCCGTATTGGTTGACAACTGTACATTTAATGAATCGCCACTTGGAGGTGGTGGTGCATACTATATTGACTACAGCACAGCGGGAACTAACAATGTTACGAATGGCATTACCGTAAACAATTGCATTTTCGGGATCGGTAAATACAATGCTGCAAGCGGTACGCCTTACACTGTACGTGACGCACGTGCAAACGCAGCAACAATCATAAATACAAGTAACAACTATCGCACCTCCGATCACTTATCGGCTGGCAATGATTTCCCAAGTATTTCAACACATCCCAAAACCGTTGTTCAATTGTGGCAAAACCCAGGAGCTGGTGATTTTAAAATTATTGACGGTACGTTTCCGGGAAAAAATAATACAGGTGATCCACGCTGGAGACCTTGATGACGGCTAATAAAACCAAACCCTGCAACCCGTAAAACGGTTGTGGGGTTTTCCCAAAATCTGTTGTTAACGAAAATGCTGCCGCAGTATCAATGATGCTGCATTAGAAGTTTATTGCTGATTTAATTCAACAGAAAGAAAAAAATAATGAATACAAAACAGGTTACAATTGCGCTTGCTGCTTTATTACAGTTTACGTTGAATGCCTGCGCACAAACAAAACAGGTAACCAATAACAATACAGCAGCAATTGCTTTTCCCGGTGCTGAAGGTTATGGTAAATACACAACCGGTGGCCGGGGCGGTAAAGTATTGATCGTGACAAATCTCAACGATGATGGCCAGGGAAGTTTTCGTGATGCAGTGGAAGCAAAAGGCAAACGCATTATTGTATTTGCTGTTTCAGGCACCATTCATCTCGAAAAGAAATTATTCATCAAGGGCGATGTAACCGTTGCCGGACAAACGTCACCTGGTGATGGTATTTGTTTCGCAGACCAACCGGTGAGTTTAGCAGGCGACAATATTATCATGCGTTACATACGTGTACGCATGGGTGATAAATACCAGCGACAAAAAGGAATGGTTGATGGCAGTGGTGGCGATGATGCGTTTGGTGCATCAGGCCGCAAACATATCATCATCGATCATTGTTCGTTCAGCTGGAGTACCGACGAAGTATGTTCTGTTTACAAAGGCGACAGTACAACGCTGCAATGGAATATTATCACTGAACCACTCAACTACTCTTATCATTTTGAAACAGGTGATAAAGACTGGGAACATCATGGCTATGGTGGTATTTGGGGCGGACAACATTTATCAGCACATCATAATTTGTTTGCGCATTGTGTAAGTCGTAACCCACGCTTCAATGGTGCACGCCTTGGAGCCGATGCAGAGTTTGTTGATTTCAGAAATAATCTCATCTACAATTGGCAACACAACAATGTGTATGGTGGCGAAGGTGGCACTTACAATATGGTAAACAATTATTATCGTTACGGTCCTGAAACAAATAAGAATGTTCGTTACCGCATTGTAAATCCTTCAAAACTTGACAAACAACCTTACGGACAATTTTATGTTGATGGCAACTATGTTGATGGAGCACCTGAGGTAACAAAGAATAATGTTGCGGGTGTACACATGGACCCGAAAGGAACAGAAGAAGAAAAGAAAACAGTGATCAAAACTGTTGCTTTCCCAACTGATGTAATCCCAGTGCAATCTGCAGAGGATGCATACAAAGCGATCTTAAAACAAGTTGGCGCTTCTTTTCAAAGAGATACCATGGATGCACGCATCATCAATAATGTGATCAACAGAACCGGAAAAATTATTGATGTGCAGGGTGGCTATCCGCATCACTCAGCCTTTGAAATCACCACCAATGCTTGGCCCGTTTTGAAATCCGCACCCTCACCTGTTGATACAGATAAAGATGGTATGCCTGATGAATGGGAAAAGAAGAACGGATTAAATGCAAATGATGCTGATGATGCAAGTACAAACAAACTGCATCAACACTATACCAATATTGAAGTTTACATCAACAGTTTAATTAAGTGAGATGAAGAAAGTTTTTTTGCTTTTTGCTTTTCCATTGCTTTCGTTAATGCTTCCGCCAAAAAAGAAGATCAAAATCTTTATTGCAGGCGATTCTACTGCAAGCATTAAAGATGTAAAAGCCTATCCTGAAAATGGATGGGGAATGCCCTTTGTGTATTTCTGGGATTCAACTGTAACAGTGGTGAACAAAGCGAAGAACGGACGAAGTACTTCATCCTTTCAAACAGAAGGCTTGTGGAAACAGATCCTGGATGAAGCGATTGAAGGTGATTATGTGTTTATCCAGTTTGGGCATAACGATGAAGTACCTACCAAGAAAACGGCTACTACTCCTGAGCAGTTCAAATCAAACCTCAAAAAATTTGTAACAGAAACAAGAGAGAAGAAAGCCATTCCTGTTTTACTCACTTCCATGGCAAGAAGAAAATTCGACAGTACCGGTAAAATTGTTGGTACTCACGATGAGTATATGAAAATTACAAGAGCCGTTGCAAAAGAAGAAAACGTAATACTCTTTGATATGGACGTTTTTACACAACAACTCTATCAAAAGTTTGGTCCGGAAAACTCTGCTCTTCTTTTCCTGCAATTAAAACCAGGTGAACATCCAAATCATCCACAGGGAAAAGATGACAATACACATTTCAATGAATTTGGTGCACGACTTGTTGCACAATTAGTCTTGAAAGAAATACGAAATCAACTTCCTGAACTCGCTGCAAGAATTGTAAATACAAAAGAATAATCAACGCCAAATGAAACTGCTTATTAACGATTGCTTTCTGAAACGTACTATTGTTTTTCTTTTTTTATTATTGCTGACTACAGTTGCAGCAAACGCACAACAAATCGCATTTCCCGGTGCTGAAGGTGCCGGTCGTTTTTCAACTGGTGGCAGAGGAACAGTGAGTGCGCCAACAACTGTATTTGAAGTAACACACTTGAACGATGATAACAGTGTTGGCAGTTTACGTTATGCATTAGGTCAAACTGCAACACATCGTACCGTTGTGTTTCGTGTGTCTGGAACGATTCATCTAACATCACGTTTAACCATCCGCAGTAACACAACTATTGCCGGACAAACAGCTCCCGGCGATGGTATCTGTCTTGCTGATTACCCCGTGGTCATCAGTGGTGATAATGTGATCGTTCGATATATCCGCATTCGCATGGGCGATAAAAATCAACTCATCACTACACCTGCAAATTGTGGTGTGCCTGTTTCTCCTTTTACTGCAGCTTGTATGCCAACAACAAATAGTGGTGGTGATGATGCATTTGGAAATCTTGGTGGCAAGAATATCATCATCGATCATTGTTCCATCAGTTGGAGCAGTGATGAAGCATTAACTGTTTATCGTGGTGATAGTTTGACCATGCAATGGAATCTTGTTTCAGAACCGCTGAACTATTCTTATCACTACGAAGGTGATGCCGATTTCCAGGAACATGGCTATGTAGGTATCTGGGGAGCAAAAAGAGGATCGTTCCATCATAATTTATTGGCAGATGCGAAAGGACGTAATCCACGCTTTGCAGGTATCAGCACTTACTCTCCTGCAACAATTGGAATTGAGAATGCAGATTTCAGAAACAATGTTATTTATAACTGGGGTGGCTATAGTACCAATGGTGGTGATGGTGGTAATTATAATGTGGTGAACAACTATTACAAGTATGGGCCATCAACCGGCACAGGCACATCTGTTTCTGTTCCCGTTCGAGGCATGATCGTTCAACCAAGTAAAACAACAGGTACCACACCTATTCCTTATGGTAAGTTTTATGTTGCAGGAAATTATGTTGATGGATATAATGCTATCAATGCAAATAACTGGTTGGGTGTGTCCATGAGTGGTGGTGTGCAAGCCGATACAACGTTAGCGAAAACAACAACCGAACATGATATTGCACCTGTTACAACGCATACTGCATTGGAAGCCTACAATCTTGTGTTGCAATATGCAGGTGCAAGTTTAAAACGTGACACGTTAGATGAACGTATTGCAAACGATGTACGTAACCGCACAGGAAGAATCATTGATGTGCAAGGTGGCTATCCGCATGGTACTCCTTATGCAAGTACAGTAAATGCATGGCCCACCTTACTTTCAACGGCAGCGCCAACAGATACTGATCATGATGGTATGCCTGATACATGGGAAACTGCAAACAGTTTAAACCCGAACGATGCAAGTGATCGTGGGGTTTTTGCCGGGAATGGTTATACCAATCTTGAAAATTATCTCAACTCATTAATTACAACGCAGCAATCAACAACACCTGTTATTTACACATCAGGTACGTTAACTGCATTTACACAAACAGTAGGTACTCCTTCAACTTCACAATCATTTACTGTTTCAGCAGCAAATCTTACAGCAAACCTCAGCATTACGGCTCCTGCTTCTTACGAACTTTCATTAGATAACTCTACATGGAATAATTCTGTTTCATTAACTCCAACAAGTGGCACCGTTGCTTCCACACTTTTATATGTTCGGTTGAATGCAATTGCAGCGGGACCTTATGCCGGAAATATTGTTGGCACAAGTATAGGTGCAAGGAATATGTCGATTGGAGTGACAGGTACTGCTTCACAAAATTTACAAAATGCAGCAATCGGTTTTTTTCCGGGTCTTGATGGAGGTTTCGAAAATCAAACAGTAGGTTCATACTCTACTGTCAGTGCACACACATCAACTACCAATTGGGAAGTATCTGCTGCCTGGGATATAAAATCAGGTGATGCACGCACGGGTAATAAAATTATGTTTTACAAACAGGCGAGCACAAGTGTTAAATATATGTTTTCGCCAGTGTTAACCAACCCTGCGCTCAGTCAGAATACGGACTATGTCATTCAGTTCTGGTATAAACCTGCAGGTACATTAAGTGCGGCAACTGTATTAAATGGTTCTGCAACAGTGGTGGGAGCAACGGGTGGAACAGGTACTTCGTTAACATCAGCAACTGTTACGTTAGATGCATCCACTCCGCAAGACTGGCAACTATTTACGGGCACATTAAAAACAGCAAACACAACTCCTACCAGTACTTATTTCGGAATGAAAATCACCAATCCGCAGTCGCCTTATTTTTATATTGATGATTATGTTGCTTATCCGGGCACAACAGTAGACAATGCAGCACCAGATGCAATTACAAATTTAGCTGTCGCTTCATCTGCTACTTCTATTGCATTAACCTGGTCTGCTCCTGCAAGTGGAATTGACAATGGCGGTTACATGGTTGTAAGAAGTACAGTTAACACAGCACCAACACCCAATGCAAAAGGTGTATATGTCCTGGGGAATACGATTGGTGCTGATCATACAGTTTTATATACAGGAACATCTGCTGCGTTTACCGATAATTCTGTTTCAGCAGGCTCTACTTATTATTATCATGTATTTACTGCAGATAAAGCATTTAACTATTCAGTAGTAACATCTGTATCTGCTACTGCAAGTAATTCAACATCTCCAACTATTCTTGCAACAGCAAGCTTTACCAATTTTACTCAAACGATTGGTTCGCCATCTGCCGTACAAAAAGCTACAGTAAGTGGCACGAATCTTACAGGTGATATTACAGTTACTGCTCCATCAGGTTATGAAGTTTCATTGAATGGCACAACATGGACAAACAGTGTTGTCTTATCTCATGTATCAGGAACAATTTCATCAACAGAAGTTTCGGTACGTTTGAATGCAAGCATTGCAGGAATTTACAATGGAAATATTTCTGTTGCAGGTGGTGGAGCAACAACAAAAACATTAGCCGTAAACGGTATCACATCAAATCCTGTTGTTACGCCTGCGTATGATGTACTGGTAGCAAAAGATGGTTCAGGTAATTATACATCGGTGCAGTCAGCAATTACTGCAGCACCAACCAACCGCACTTCACCATGGAGAATTTATATTAAGAAAGGAAAGTATGTAGAAACGGTTACGATTCCAACCAACAAACCATTCATGCAGTTGATTGGTGAAAGTATGGCAGAGACAATTATCTCTTACGATAACTATTCAGGTAAAGCGAATCCTGCGGGTGGTACCTATGGTACTTCAACCAGTGGCACTATGACCATTAATGCTGCAGATGTAATGTTGATGAATCTTTCAATAGAAAACGCAACCGGTTATGGTATTAATGCAAACGCACTTGTTCCTGCACCGGGCGATGGACCACAAGCTGTAGCAGTCTATACAACATCAGACAGAGTGGTGTTTTTCAACTGTCGCATGAATGGCGGACAAGACACCTACTATGGTGGCAATAACAAAGGCACACGTGTATATATGAAGAACAGTTACATTGATGGCAATACTGATTTCATCTTCGGATCATCAACCATCATCTTTGATACATGTGTTATTTATCCACGTACAAGATTAGATAACAGTACAGGTGGTTTTGTTACTGCTGCTAATACAAAAGCAGAATCAGGTTATGGTTATGTGTTCAGAGATTGCAAGCTCACAAAAAACCGTGGCACTACATTATACACATTAGGTCGCCCATGGCAAAATGATGCCGGCACAATTGATGCTGCGAAATCACGTAACAAAACAGTATTCCTGAATTCATTCATGGGATCATCTATTAAACCAGAAGGTTGGAGTGTGTGGGATGCGGGTACTAATACATCATACATTACGTATGCAGAATACAATACCAAGAATTATGACGGTACTGCAAAAGATATTAGCGGTCGTGTAAGTTGGAGTAAACAATTAACAGCAGGAGAAGCGGCGAAGTATTATAACAACGATACGGTTTTTGTAAATGCAAACACGCCTGCTATGGCCACATGGAATCCATACAGTACATGGCCAGAGTTGAATACTGCATTTGTTCCTGAATTATCTGCATCAAACGTCATTGCACGTAAACCTAATGCAACATCAACAACAGTAAATGTTACATGGAATATCAGCTGGCCAATGTCAGGCATCAAATCCGAGTTGTACAGAAGTTCAGACAAACAAAACTTCAGTTTAATTGATACACAGATCAGCAGCGAAGATTCTGCCTGTAATTTTATTTATGTCGATAATGCACCTGCAGCAGGAACCAGTTACTATTACATTGTACGATTATCGAAAGCAGGATTTACAACTACTACATCAGATACTGCTTTTGTATCAAGCAAACCAACCATTACTGTAACCGCAGCATTGTCTGATTTTTTACAAGGACTTGGTACGCCATCAACAACACAGAGCTATTTGGTTTCCGGATTGAATATTATAGACAGTATAAAAATTGTTCCACCTGTTAATTATGAAGTATCCGTTGATGCAGGTACAACATGGTATAACAATACAAAACCACTGGGACTGAAGCCCACGAATGGTACTGTTGCAAATACAACGTTAGCATTAAGATTGAATGGAACGGGCATTGGCACTTTCAACGATAATATTATTCATAGCGGTACATTAGCTGATACAGTAAAACTGGCGGTGAAAGGAACCATTCAATCGCAACCGGTTCAAATTTCAAGTGTGTTGCAACATTGGCCATTCACACAAAATAACCAGGACAGTGCAGCCATCCGTTCAGCAGGTGTTATTGCAAGTGCTCCAACCTTCAACAAGTTTGCAGTATCTGATGGCGTTACGGTTGCCGGCGTGTTGCCTTATTCATTAACACGTGGACAAGTATTTGCTGCAACTGCCGATGGATTATGGACAACTGCTTCTGGTGGGCCGGGAGGTAATTTGAATCGTACAAACTATGAGCAGTTTACGATCACTGCTGCATCAGGATACACAACAAGGATTGATAGTTTGCTGTTCAATAATGCATTCTACGCTTCAAGCAGTAATATTAAAATTGCAGTTGTTTACTCGCTTAGTGGGTTTGTAACCGACTCAACTGAAGTAACAGGTTATTCCTTTGCTACTGCGAAAACATTGACGCAGGATAACAACGGTCCATCTGCTGTCTATCGTTTTCCATTGAATGGATCGACAGGTGTAACGCTCCTCGAAGGACAAACCCTTTCAGTAAGATTGTATTTTACTTGTGGCAGTACCAGTGCCGGTCGTTATACACAGTTAAAAGATGTAATTGCAAAAGGGATAGCAACACAAAATGTAACAACGGGTGTGCGGGATAATGTTGTGCCTGTTGGTTTCTCGGTTTATCCGAATCCTGCGAATAACAAGGTTTACATTAAACATCCACGAAGCGGAACAAACACAACAATTGCATTGTATTCGCTCATCGGCGTTAAAATTGCCGAATGGAAAGCAACTGCAAACACCACACTTACGTCAGTAGATGTCCAAGGCTTGCCACAAGGTCAGTATCTCATTCATTATAATTCAGGAAAAGAGAACGTAGTTTTAAAATGCATCGTAGTACATTAGTTGATATGAAGAAGAGTTTAGTAATTCTTGTTTTATTTTTTAGTTGCGGATTCGTTGTTGCACAAACAGCCAATCCGCAACAATACAAGTATACATTCACTGTTGCCAAAGATGGCAGTGGCGAATTCAAATACATTCAAGACGCTATTGATGCAATGCGTGTTTATCCATTGGCATCTATTACACTCTACATTAAAAACGGCGTATACAACGAAAAGATCGAACTGCCTGCTCCAAATACTGATGTAACTTTTATTGGTGAAAGTGTAGAGAAAACGATTATTACGTTCAATGATTATTCAGGAAGAGGAAAACATACCACCTTTACCTCTTACACAGCAAAAATTTCGGGCAATCGTTTTTATGCCGAGAATATCACATTTGCCAATAGTGCTGGCCCTGTTGGACAAGCGTTAGCATTATATGTTGATGCAGATAAAGCCATCTTCAAAAATTGTAAATTCCTCGGCAACCAGGATACCATTTTCGCAGCAGGTGAAAATTCCCGTCAACTATTTCTCGATTGCTATATTGAAGGAACAACCGATTTTATCTTTGGACCATCAACCGCAGTATTTCAAAACTGCACCATTCGCTCTAAAACAAATTCGTACATCACTGCGGCAAGTACGACTCCCGGTAAAAAATTCGGCTATGTTTTTCTTGATTGCAAGATCATTGCCGATTCAAGTGTAACCAAAACATTACTTGGCCGGCCATGGCGTGCACATGCAAAAACAGTGTTCATCCGTTGTGAAATGCCCAAGCAGATCGCACCGGAAGGTTGGAGCAACTGGAACAACCCCGTCAATGAGCAAACGGTTTTGTATGCAGAATATAAATGCACAGGTGAAGGAGCAGCCACAGCTAAACGTGTTACATGGAGCAAACAACTGAGCGATAAAGACGCAATGGAGTACACACTCGACAATATTTTTTCGAATAACAGTTTGGTGAAAGATGAAAGCGGCTGGTTTATGCAGTTGAGAAGTAAACCGTTTCAATGGACTGAAGCCAAAAAGTTGTAATAAACCATAGCACAATGTTGAAACAAAAGATTGATCTTATCTTTCCAACTCTTTTTAAATAACAACAGCATGAAATTAGTTTTATTGATAAGTTCGCTTATGGTTGTAACAGCAATACACGCCCAACAGGAAATGCCTTTGTACAATGGTGCGGTTCCTAATTCAAAACCTGCACGCAATAAAGAAACGGCAGTATCAAAAGATAATGTTCTGCGCATTTCAAAAGTTAGTGTGCCCACACTTACCGTGTACAAACCGGCAAACCCCAACGGTATGTCGGTGATTATTTGTCCGGGTGGTGGTTATGGTATATTGGCCTTCGATAAAGAAGGTACACGTGTGGCAGAAGAAATGAACAAGTGGGGTATCACGGCATTTGTATTGAAATACCGTTTACCTGATGATACAACAAATATTGATCGAAGCACTGCACCGTTGATGGACGCTCAACAAGCTGTTCGTTTGGTCCGCAGCAAGGCAACCGAATGGGGCTTGAAAAAAAACAAGATCGGCATCATGGGATTTTCAGCAGGTGGACATGTTGCATCAACTGCAGCAACACATTTTAACAGAAAGGCTGATGCAACAAACAAAGACACCACATCGGTACGCCCAGATTTTGCTATACTAATTTACCCTGTGATCAGTTTCGACAGCACTATCACACACAAAGGATCAAGAAATAATCTGGTTGGTGCAACTGCATCTGCTGATCAAATCAAATTGTATTCAAACGAGTTACAGGTAACGGCTAAAACACCCCCATCGTTTTTAGTACATGCAGGTGATGATGGCGCAGTACCTGTTGAAAACAGTATACGTTATTACCAGGCTTGCATTAAATATAAAGTGCCTGCTGAAATGCATCTCTATCCAAAAGGCGGACATGGTTTTGGCATGTTTAATAAAACAACAACTGATAACTGGATGGAACGATTG
The DNA window shown above is from Lacibacter sp. H375 and carries:
- a CDS encoding rhamnogalacturonan acetylesterase, with amino-acid sequence MKKVFLLFAFPLLSLMLPPKKKIKIFIAGDSTASIKDVKAYPENGWGMPFVYFWDSTVTVVNKAKNGRSTSSFQTEGLWKQILDEAIEGDYVFIQFGHNDEVPTKKTATTPEQFKSNLKKFVTETREKKAIPVLLTSMARRKFDSTGKIVGTHDEYMKITRAVAKEENVILFDMDVFTQQLYQKFGPENSALLFLQLKPGEHPNHPQGKDDNTHFNEFGARLVAQLVLKEIRNQLPELAARIVNTKE
- a CDS encoding DUF5123 domain-containing protein, with translation MKKLLFISLATILVLVACKKEDDLGEAPRLFRPVIKEALESNGNWIKTSWQAVAGSASYTAEISTDSFKTVAATVKTDTNVHLFENLYWEKLYQVRVKANAADTSKSSKFADLGAIKTARFPTILNIPAISEVNDASVKVSWTTSGAAVTEVKILLAADSSVVKTAALNATDVTNAYKLVSGLNASTAYIIFLYSGTTVRGWANFTTKAALTGALIDLRNITGVASVLADTIPDVASGSIILLKRGETYNISSTIALNKTLTFMAGDDLLNPAKPIIYMPANFNIVSGSIIDSLVFNDVVLRGSDYASKYVFNINVACTIGKIRFENCLAEIFRGVVRTQSQPALIGTFEVNNCIVDSIAGYGLLTVDVATSKADVIKVTNSTFYKMEKVITSRNNSTSVLVDNCTFNESPLGGGGAYYIDYSTAGTNNVTNGITVNNCIFGIGKYNAASGTPYTVRDARANAATIINTSNNYRTSDHLSAGNDFPSISTHPKTVVQLWQNPGAGDFKIIDGTFPGKNNTGDPRWRP
- a CDS encoding pectate lyase family protein is translated as MNTKQVTIALAALLQFTLNACAQTKQVTNNNTAAIAFPGAEGYGKYTTGGRGGKVLIVTNLNDDGQGSFRDAVEAKGKRIIVFAVSGTIHLEKKLFIKGDVTVAGQTSPGDGICFADQPVSLAGDNIIMRYIRVRMGDKYQRQKGMVDGSGGDDAFGASGRKHIIIDHCSFSWSTDEVCSVYKGDSTTLQWNIITEPLNYSYHFETGDKDWEHHGYGGIWGGQHLSAHHNLFAHCVSRNPRFNGARLGADAEFVDFRNNLIYNWQHNNVYGGEGGTYNMVNNYYRYGPETNKNVRYRIVNPSKLDKQPYGQFYVDGNYVDGAPEVTKNNVAGVHMDPKGTEEEKKTVIKTVAFPTDVIPVQSAEDAYKAILKQVGASFQRDTMDARIINNVINRTGKIIDVQGGYPHHSAFEITTNAWPVLKSAPSPVDTDKDGMPDEWEKKNGLNANDADDASTNKLHQHYTNIEVYINSLIK
- a CDS encoding RagB/SusD family nutrient uptake outer membrane protein, with the translated sequence MKKIVFFLIVLAAGSLQSCKKFLVADSPSLTDLEYVFNSEADAKKAVNAVYALFNQDAYTSRLSNNFSGNTDIECGGVSGSPDGARRDIWSFEATPANADLLTVWNNGYNAINRANECEKGLTEVSLAKDPNNKVYNNLLGEAKTLRALWYYWLMNHWGDVPFKTTPSRAGDNFYLERTGRDTILTFLINDLIAIEPKMSWAEELDFGIERINREFVIGFIARLSLMRGGYWLYPDKTMKRKDDYLKYYEIANTYTKKLMDLKPRALPDYATVFTNVNKYIKPLNSDVLYEVAFHPGFGDVGWNHGIRVDAGTHPYGSGSNYLSLPLTYYHSFDTTDKRLPVTCYLVYFDKDLVQQPAGATSIAPGKWNRLLVPTPLGPSTAKGTGINWPLMRYADILLMFAESENEINGPTAAAQEALRKVRKRAFTESLWADKVETYITTVAGSKQSFFDAIVNERAWEFGGECLRKYDLARWNLYGKKVAEARNTLLQMGIDGHAGTGTYSNLPDVMYYKRNPDNTITWYNKYRRAAVIPPLKDVPSVGSNPDGYLQVNWTKTMYTPSTSTPGNFVLWTWRGYTDNTGVTPLRYILPLHSGVITSSLGTLKNQYGY